A DNA window from Myxococcales bacterium contains the following coding sequences:
- a CDS encoding serine/threonine protein kinase has translation MIGTRLGDYEILHALKSGGMGDVLLARRRGPAGFEQLCAIKTVRAELATTPLARAMFLDEARLLARLSHPAIAQIIDFGEADGGTAYMVMEYVAGMSFRALGERQAPPPVLCQAVAAACRGLHAAHELRDLIDGHLLGVVHRDISPDNLMLGYDARVKVLDFGIALVRGRQAPVTEFGTLKGKPPYMSPEQLKNQPIDRRSDVFSTAVVLWELVTGRRLFTGDSIYAVAKAVEEQPIVAPSRLVPGLPDGLDDVILAGLARDPAQRLATAAAMAEVLERIAAAAHRDSLEVWAEQALADERDHHRRWLAGVLGLGRTAAVAGRPSGVSTALDGELPDGDATAGPAPDRGPTAVGTGAVTGPAPRADADAHAGLDLPARPRRRRALAALALIVVAGSGGGLWLATRGHAAAGAVAPDAAVVAVDAAERLDAGLALADAAEVPGALDAAPPIDARARGRDGGRGPIDAGRPPAVDAAPAAAVPVDAAVATGYLAVGTWSPAAVVVVDGDSWRETPVLPRKIAVGEHTVVLLRPLDRVEIFRTKVRVEAGKTVRVQPP, from the coding sequence ATGATCGGCACGCGCCTCGGCGACTACGAGATCCTGCACGCGCTCAAGTCGGGAGGGATGGGCGACGTGCTCCTCGCGCGGCGTCGCGGGCCGGCCGGGTTCGAGCAGCTGTGCGCGATCAAGACGGTGCGGGCCGAGCTGGCGACGACGCCGCTGGCGCGGGCGATGTTCCTCGACGAGGCCCGGCTGCTGGCGCGCCTGTCGCACCCGGCGATCGCGCAGATCATCGACTTCGGTGAGGCCGACGGCGGCACCGCGTACATGGTCATGGAGTACGTGGCCGGCATGAGCTTCCGCGCGCTCGGCGAGCGCCAGGCGCCGCCGCCGGTGCTGTGCCAGGCGGTGGCGGCGGCGTGCCGCGGGCTGCACGCCGCCCACGAGCTGCGCGATCTGATCGACGGCCACCTGCTGGGCGTGGTCCACCGCGACATCAGCCCCGACAACCTGATGCTCGGCTACGACGCGCGGGTCAAGGTGCTCGACTTCGGCATCGCGCTGGTGCGCGGGCGGCAGGCGCCGGTCACCGAGTTCGGCACGCTCAAGGGCAAGCCGCCGTACATGTCGCCCGAGCAGCTCAAGAACCAGCCGATCGATCGACGCTCGGACGTGTTCTCGACGGCGGTGGTGCTGTGGGAGCTGGTGACCGGGCGCCGCCTGTTCACGGGCGACTCGATCTACGCGGTCGCGAAGGCGGTCGAGGAGCAGCCGATCGTGGCGCCGTCGCGGCTGGTGCCGGGGCTGCCCGACGGCCTCGACGACGTGATCCTGGCCGGGCTCGCGCGCGATCCCGCGCAGCGGCTGGCGACCGCGGCCGCGATGGCCGAGGTGCTCGAGCGCATCGCCGCGGCCGCGCACCGCGACAGCCTCGAGGTCTGGGCCGAGCAGGCGCTGGCCGACGAGCGCGATCACCACCGCCGCTGGCTCGCCGGCGTGCTCGGGCTCGGCCGCACCGCCGCGGTCGCGGGCCGGCCCAGCGGCGTCTCGACCGCGCTCGACGGCGAGCTCCCGGACGGCGACGCGACCGCCGGGCCGGCGCCGGATCGCGGCCCGACCGCGGTCGGCACCGGCGCTGTCACCGGGCCGGCGCCGCGGGCCGACGCCGACGCGCACGCCGGGCTCGACCTACCGGCCCGGCCTCGGCGGCGCCGCGCGCTGGCGGCGCTGGCCCTGATCGTCGTCGCCGGCAGCGGCGGCGGGCTGTGGCTCGCGACCCGGGGCCACGCCGCGGCCGGGGCGGTCGCCCCCGACGCCGCCGTGGTCGCCGTCGACGCCGCCGAGAGGCTCGACGCCGGGCTGGCGCTCGCCGACGCCGCCGAGGTGCCGGGCGCGCTCGACGCCGCGCCGCCGATCGACGCGCGCGCCCGCGGCCGCGACGGGGGCCGCGGGCCGATCGACGCTGGGCGCCCGCCCGCGGTCGACGCCGCGCCCGCGGCCGCGGTGCCCGTCGACGCCGCGGTCGCCACCGGCTACCTCGCCGTCGGCACCTGGTCCCCCGCGGCGGTGGTCGTCGTCGACGGCGACAGCTGGCGCGAGACCCCGGTGCTGCCGCGGAAGATCGCGGTCGGCGAGCACACGGTCGTCCTGCTGCGCCCGCTCGATCGCGTCGAGATCTTCCGCACCAAGGTCCGGGTCGAGGCCGGCAAGACCGTCCGGGTCCAGCCGCCGTGA
- a CDS encoding sigma 54-dependent Fis family transcriptional regulator produces the protein MIDRTTMLTTGVATSTTRGRTAPRTWLARLATGGQVALGARPVVLGAHATCDLVIDQPKVSRRHAELTAVGGGVRVKDLGSTNGTWWQGSRITELVVPGGATIEIGGAALRIVAADALVLPPSARERFGALVGHSVAMRELFAVLELAAPSDATVLVEGESGTGKELVARALHEHSAHAKGPFVVVDCSAIAEHLIDSHLFGHVRGAFTGAERDRKGAFVEASGGTLFLDELGELPLTVQAKLLRALEAQTVQPVGADRPVTVDTRVVAATHRDLARMVEAKEFRFDLFYRLAVVHVALPPLRERPDDLPLLVAAFYAARGAEAGPVDGDNLERLRRHAWPGNVRELRNVLERAWALSGGLVPFRDLRLWVEITTAPPAADAIDTALPFKEAKERWNDVFERRYLAAVHAAAGGNITHAAEHAGINRRHFRELLYKHGLLERPASGDDE, from the coding sequence GTGATCGATCGCACCACCATGCTGACCACCGGCGTGGCGACCTCGACGACGCGCGGCCGCACCGCGCCGCGGACCTGGCTGGCCCGCCTCGCCACCGGCGGGCAGGTCGCGCTGGGCGCGCGGCCGGTCGTGCTCGGCGCCCACGCCACCTGCGACCTCGTGATCGATCAGCCCAAGGTGTCGCGCCGCCACGCCGAGCTGACCGCGGTCGGCGGCGGCGTGCGGGTCAAGGACCTGGGCTCGACCAACGGCACCTGGTGGCAGGGCTCGCGCATCACCGAGCTGGTGGTGCCGGGCGGCGCGACGATCGAGATCGGCGGCGCGGCGCTGCGGATCGTCGCGGCCGACGCGCTGGTGTTGCCGCCGAGCGCGCGCGAGCGGTTCGGCGCGCTGGTCGGGCACAGCGTCGCGATGCGCGAGCTGTTCGCGGTGCTCGAGCTGGCGGCGCCCAGCGACGCGACCGTGCTGGTCGAGGGCGAGTCGGGGACCGGCAAGGAGCTGGTGGCGCGCGCGCTGCACGAGCACTCGGCCCACGCCAAGGGCCCGTTCGTCGTGGTCGACTGCTCCGCGATCGCCGAGCACCTGATCGACTCGCACCTGTTCGGCCACGTCCGCGGCGCGTTCACCGGGGCCGAGCGCGATCGCAAGGGCGCGTTCGTCGAGGCCTCGGGCGGGACGCTGTTCCTCGATGAGCTGGGCGAGCTGCCGCTGACGGTGCAGGCCAAGCTCCTGCGCGCGCTCGAGGCCCAGACCGTGCAGCCGGTCGGCGCCGATCGGCCGGTCACCGTCGACACGCGCGTCGTGGCCGCGACCCACCGCGACCTGGCGCGGATGGTCGAGGCCAAGGAGTTCCGGTTCGATCTGTTCTACCGGCTGGCGGTCGTGCACGTGGCGTTGCCGCCGCTGCGCGAGCGCCCCGACGATCTGCCGCTGCTGGTCGCGGCGTTCTACGCCGCGCGCGGCGCCGAGGCCGGGCCGGTCGACGGCGACAACCTCGAGCGGCTGCGCCGCCACGCCTGGCCCGGCAACGTGCGCGAGCTGCGCAACGTGCTCGAGCGCGCCTGGGCGCTGTCGGGCGGGCTGGTGCCGTTCCGCGACCTGCGCCTGTGGGTCGAGATCACGACGGCGCCGCCGGCGGCCGACGCGATCGACACGGCGCTGCCGTTCAAGGAGGCCAAGGAGCGGTGGAACGACGTGTTCGAGCGCCGCTACCTGGCGGCGGTCCACGCCGCGGCCGGCGGCAACATCACCCACGCCGCCGAGCACGCCGGCATCAACCGGCGGCACTTCCGCGAGCTCCTGTACAAGCACGGCCTGCTCGAGCGCCCGGCCAGCGGCGACGACGAGTGA
- a CDS encoding cation:proton antiporter: MIPLLVLLALAGLMQSARSFAPAAVHAGGTELAFGFLLLTAYFTGKLVGRIGLPKLTGYIAAGIAVGPYALGLVDKGMTIQLKLVGGIATAILALTAGAELNLRQVRPLLGIVRKISVWVVLGSMLAIAAAMMAVRPLVPFLDEMPLDHAIVVSLTLATALTAKSPAVVMAMIGETRADGVLTKTILTSVIVSDLAVIVLYGIVSSVATAVIGGGVDVGRAIGGIAWGVLGSMGVGIFIGAVLGQFILYVDRGVGLFAVMLCFIVAEVGHAVTLDPLVIALAAGLWLENVSRADARKLLDGFDAASLPVYLVFFALAGAKLDVVKLAALAVPVVVLVLVRAGSFFVGGRLGTRAPGVDPLVRRLAWIGLVPQAGLALALAELVRRTFPAFGDAAFALVLGVVATNELTAPVALRIALMGSGEAGKRAGPATTDH; the protein is encoded by the coding sequence GTGATCCCGCTCCTGGTGCTCCTGGCCCTGGCCGGCCTGATGCAATCCGCGCGCAGCTTCGCGCCGGCCGCGGTCCACGCCGGCGGCACCGAGCTGGCGTTCGGCTTCTTGCTCCTGACCGCGTACTTCACGGGCAAGCTGGTGGGCCGGATCGGCCTGCCCAAGCTGACCGGCTACATCGCCGCCGGCATCGCGGTCGGCCCGTACGCGCTCGGGCTGGTCGACAAGGGCATGACCATCCAGCTCAAGCTGGTCGGCGGGATCGCGACGGCGATCCTCGCGCTGACCGCCGGCGCCGAGCTCAACCTGCGCCAGGTCCGCCCGCTCCTGGGCATCGTCCGCAAGATCTCGGTCTGGGTCGTGCTCGGGTCGATGCTCGCGATCGCCGCGGCGATGATGGCGGTCCGCCCGCTGGTGCCGTTCCTCGACGAGATGCCCCTCGACCACGCCATCGTCGTGTCGCTGACCCTCGCCACCGCGCTCACCGCCAAGTCGCCGGCGGTGGTCATGGCGATGATCGGCGAGACCCGCGCCGACGGCGTCCTCACCAAGACCATCCTGACCTCGGTGATCGTCTCGGACCTGGCGGTGATCGTCCTGTACGGCATCGTGTCGTCGGTCGCGACCGCGGTGATCGGCGGCGGCGTCGACGTCGGCCGCGCGATCGGCGGCATCGCCTGGGGCGTGCTCGGCTCGATGGGCGTCGGCATCTTCATCGGCGCGGTGCTGGGCCAGTTCATCCTGTACGTCGACCGCGGCGTCGGCCTGTTCGCGGTGATGCTGTGCTTCATCGTGGCCGAGGTCGGCCACGCCGTGACCCTCGACCCGCTGGTGATCGCGCTCGCCGCCGGCCTGTGGCTCGAGAACGTGTCGAGGGCCGACGCGCGCAAGCTGCTCGACGGCTTCGACGCGGCGTCGCTGCCGGTGTACCTGGTGTTCTTCGCGCTGGCCGGCGCCAAGCTCGACGTGGTCAAGCTGGCGGCGCTGGCGGTGCCGGTCGTGGTCCTGGTGCTGGTCCGCGCCGGCAGCTTCTTCGTCGGCGGCCGCCTGGGCACCCGCGCCCCGGGCGTCGACCCGCTGGTCCGGCGGCTGGCGTGGATCGGCCTGGTGCCCCAGGCCGGCCTGGCGCTGGCCCTGGCCGAGCTGGTCCGGCGGACCTTCCCCGCGTTCGGCGACGCCGCGTTCGCGCTGGTCCTGGGCGTGGTCGCGACCAACGAGCTGACCGCGCCGGTCGCGCTGCGCATCGCGCTCATGGGCAGCGGCGAGGCCGGCAAGCGCGCGGGCCCCGCGACCACCGACCATTGA
- a CDS encoding polyphosphate kinase 2 family protein: MSRGPTQEPVSSPYLVPFDRPFDAARAPTRPPKDGPEKKDNQAALAEAIERLAKLQQLLYADDRFSLLMVFQAMDAAGKDGTVRAVMSGINPAGCQVFAFKAPTAEELEHDFLWRCHMAMPERGRIGVWNRSHYEEVLVVRVNPKFLGSQRLPRGTDDLDALWQERYESIRSFEQHAARNGTVIVKFWLNVSKDEQRDRLVERIDEPESNWKFNPGDLVERAKWDKYMDAYGAALTATSRPWAPWYAVPADSKSFMRRTVAEILVETLERLPMSWPEVSPTTRAEMAAMRDQLARE, encoded by the coding sequence ATGTCACGTGGCCCCACGCAGGAACCGGTCTCCAGTCCCTACCTCGTCCCGTTCGACCGCCCGTTCGACGCGGCCCGGGCCCCGACCCGGCCGCCCAAGGACGGGCCCGAAAAGAAGGACAACCAGGCCGCGCTGGCCGAGGCGATCGAGCGCCTGGCCAAGTTGCAGCAGCTGCTCTACGCCGACGACCGGTTCTCGCTGCTGATGGTGTTCCAGGCCATGGACGCCGCCGGCAAGGACGGGACCGTGCGCGCGGTGATGTCGGGCATCAACCCGGCCGGCTGTCAGGTGTTCGCGTTCAAGGCGCCGACCGCCGAGGAGCTCGAGCACGACTTCCTGTGGCGATGCCACATGGCCATGCCCGAGCGCGGCCGGATCGGGGTGTGGAACCGCAGCCACTACGAGGAGGTGCTGGTGGTGCGCGTCAACCCGAAGTTCCTCGGGAGCCAGCGGCTGCCGCGCGGCACCGACGACCTCGACGCGCTCTGGCAGGAGCGGTACGAGTCGATCCGCTCGTTCGAGCAGCACGCGGCCCGCAACGGCACGGTGATCGTGAAGTTCTGGCTCAACGTCTCCAAGGACGAGCAGCGCGACCGCCTGGTCGAGCGCATCGACGAGCCCGAGTCGAACTGGAAGTTCAATCCGGGCGATCTGGTCGAGCGCGCCAAGTGGGACAAGTACATGGACGCGTACGGCGCCGCGCTGACCGCGACCTCGCGGCCGTGGGCGCCGTGGTACGCGGTGCCGGCCGACTCGAAGTCGTTCATGCGCCGTACGGTCGCCGAGATCCTGGTCGAGACCCTCGAGCGCCTGCCGATGAGCTGGCCCGAGGTCAGCCCGACCACGCGGGCGGAGATGGCGGCGATGCGCGACCAGCTCGCGCGCGAGTAG
- a CDS encoding CHAD domain-containing protein, producing MSTPPTDAHADTTHLGPLTTDDSLRGRVVRAAAAALTDARAAQAEAALDPQAAVLAVRKALRQLRALVDLVARTLPKRDRRDLARGLAAARRTLGPARDQAVARTLVDTIAPVHELTAAADAVHAVAEPDRLTPEAILADIERAVAEAASHVDALTAALPDELRPRRVARGLARTYRRARAARKRAKQSDRAVHRWRRRSKELRYQLAIVDALPGAGAWRDALRDLDDQLSPVVDHLMTKDYVRLYGGGSDDATALLTAVHDRLIASKDAARKASRGLFKTRPEKLRDQLTSALAAEAAVDDPGQHDPGDADA from the coding sequence ATGTCCACCCCGCCGACCGACGCCCACGCCGACACCACGCACCTGGGCCCGCTGACCACCGACGACAGCCTCCGGGGTCGGGTGGTCCGTGCCGCCGCGGCGGCGTTGACCGACGCGCGGGCGGCCCAGGCCGAGGCCGCGCTCGATCCGCAGGCGGCGGTGCTGGCGGTCCGCAAGGCCCTGCGGCAGCTCCGCGCCCTGGTCGATCTCGTGGCGCGGACGCTGCCCAAGCGCGATCGCCGCGATCTCGCGCGCGGCCTGGCGGCGGCGCGGCGGACCCTCGGACCCGCGCGCGATCAGGCGGTCGCGCGGACGCTCGTCGACACGATCGCCCCGGTCCACGAGCTGACCGCCGCCGCCGACGCGGTCCACGCCGTCGCCGAGCCCGATCGCCTCACGCCCGAGGCGATCCTCGCCGACATCGAGCGCGCCGTGGCCGAGGCCGCGAGCCACGTCGACGCGCTGACCGCGGCGCTGCCCGACGAGCTGCGCCCGCGCCGGGTCGCCCGCGGCCTAGCCCGGACCTACCGCCGCGCCCGGGCCGCGCGCAAGCGGGCCAAGCAGTCGGATCGCGCGGTCCACCGCTGGCGTCGGCGCAGCAAGGAGCTGCGCTACCAGCTCGCGATCGTCGACGCGCTGCCCGGCGCCGGCGCGTGGCGCGACGCGCTGCGCGACCTCGACGATCAGCTCAGCCCCGTGGTCGATCACCTGATGACGAAGGACTACGTCCGCCTGTACGGGGGCGGCAGCGACGACGCCACCGCGCTCCTGACGGCGGTCCACGATCGCCTGATCGCCAGCAAGGACGCGGCCCGCAAGGCCAGCCGCGGCCTGTTCAAGACCCGGCCCGAGAAGCTCCGCGATCAGCTGACCTCGGCGCTCGCGGCCGAGGCCGCGGTCGACGATCCCGGGCAGCACGACCCCGGCGACGCCGACGCGTGA
- a CDS encoding YkgJ family cysteine cluster protein: MAKSKQRTTSSRIEPPALGPEHGPTFAEVIERSGLLEKTSSLTRDLIATTNAAVAENARIHLSVVSCYTCDAPKACCSLLTSAYLYEVVPIVARLIREGRDTPELRATLKARAHAMETTRKRDYATPCLFLGPGELCTIYEDRPSVCGTHLVSSPAAHCSDPTVERVTKLASETQRTVPPQVDEVFRQDAGLRPLGMTYRGALPRMVLLCLEAWHRRDYAAFLAERVLPASHRFEWAVR, encoded by the coding sequence ATGGCCAAGTCCAAGCAGCGCACGACCTCGTCGCGCATCGAGCCGCCCGCGCTCGGGCCCGAGCACGGCCCGACGTTCGCCGAGGTGATCGAGCGCAGCGGCCTGCTCGAGAAGACCTCGAGCCTGACGCGCGACCTGATCGCCACCACCAACGCCGCCGTCGCCGAGAACGCCCGGATCCACCTGTCGGTCGTGTCCTGTTACACCTGCGACGCGCCCAAGGCGTGCTGCTCGCTGCTCACGAGCGCGTACCTCTACGAGGTGGTGCCGATCGTGGCGCGGCTGATCCGCGAGGGCCGTGACACGCCCGAGCTGCGGGCCACGCTCAAGGCCCGCGCCCACGCGATGGAGACCACGCGCAAGCGCGACTACGCCACGCCGTGCCTGTTCCTCGGGCCGGGCGAGCTGTGCACGATCTACGAGGACCGGCCGAGCGTGTGCGGCACCCACCTGGTGTCGTCGCCGGCCGCGCACTGCAGCGACCCGACGGTCGAGCGCGTCACCAAGCTCGCGAGCGAGACCCAGCGCACGGTCCCGCCCCAGGTCGACGAAGTGTTCCGGCAGGACGCCGGCCTGCGGCCCCTCGGCATGACCTACCGCGGCGCGCTGCCCCGCATGGTGCTCCTGTGCCTCGAGGCCTGGCACCGCCGCGACTACGCCGCGTTCCTCGCCGAGCGAGTGCTGCCGGCGTCGCACCGCTTCGAGTGGGCCGTGCGCTGA
- a CDS encoding saccharopine dehydrogenase family protein gives MSKVVIIGAGGVGGVVAHKCAQASDVFDDILLASRTVSRCDKIAAEIKELQGKTVRTAAIDADDVAATVALLERERPAVLINVALPYQDLTLMEACLATGTPYLDTANYEPPDVAKFEYKWQWAYRERFEQAGLIAVLGSGFDPGVTNMYCAHAQKHLFDSIKYVDIVDCNGGSHGKAFATNFNPEINIREITARGRYWERGEWRETDPLSVSTMFDYPGVGERKSFLLYHEELESLAQNLKGLERIRFWMTFGESYLKHLEVLGNVGMTRIDPVNYEGKGVVPIKFLKELLPDPASLAPGYTGKTSIGCLVEGTKDGKPRKVFIYNICDHAACYQEVRAQAVSYTTGVPAVSGAVMIATKRWQGAGVFNMEQLDPDPFLADVAKRGLPWHVEERAV, from the coding sequence ATGAGCAAGGTCGTCATCATCGGTGCGGGTGGCGTCGGCGGCGTCGTCGCCCACAAGTGCGCGCAAGCCTCGGATGTCTTCGACGACATCCTCCTCGCCAGCAGGACCGTCTCGCGCTGCGACAAGATCGCCGCCGAGATCAAGGAGCTGCAGGGCAAGACCGTCCGGACCGCGGCGATCGACGCCGACGACGTGGCCGCGACCGTGGCCCTGCTCGAGCGCGAGCGGCCGGCGGTGCTGATCAACGTGGCCCTGCCCTACCAGGACCTGACGCTGATGGAGGCGTGCCTGGCCACGGGCACGCCGTACCTCGACACCGCGAACTACGAGCCGCCCGACGTCGCCAAGTTCGAGTACAAGTGGCAGTGGGCGTACCGCGAGCGGTTCGAGCAGGCCGGGCTCATCGCGGTGCTCGGCTCGGGCTTCGACCCCGGCGTCACGAACATGTACTGCGCCCACGCGCAGAAGCACCTGTTCGACTCGATCAAGTACGTCGACATCGTCGACTGCAACGGCGGCTCGCACGGCAAGGCCTTCGCCACCAACTTCAACCCCGAGATCAACATCCGCGAGATCACCGCGCGCGGGCGCTACTGGGAGCGGGGCGAGTGGAGGGAGACCGACCCGCTGAGCGTGTCGACGATGTTCGACTACCCCGGCGTCGGTGAGCGCAAGAGCTTCCTGCTCTACCACGAGGAGCTCGAGTCCCTGGCCCAGAACCTCAAGGGCCTCGAGCGCATCCGCTTCTGGATGACCTTCGGCGAGAGCTACCTCAAGCACCTCGAGGTGCTCGGCAACGTCGGCATGACCCGGATCGATCCGGTCAACTACGAGGGCAAGGGCGTCGTCCCGATCAAGTTCCTGAAGGAGCTCCTGCCCGACCCGGCGTCGCTGGCGCCCGGCTACACCGGCAAGACCTCGATCGGCTGCCTGGTCGAGGGCACCAAGGACGGCAAGCCGCGCAAGGTGTTCATCTACAACATCTGCGACCACGCGGCCTGCTACCAGGAGGTCCGGGCCCAGGCGGTGTCGTACACGACCGGCGTCCCGGCGGTGTCGGGCGCGGTCATGATCGCCACCAAGCGGTGGCAGGGCGCGGGCGTGTTCAACATGGAGCAACTCGACCCGGATCCGTTCCTGGCCGACGTCGCCAAGCGCGGCCTGCCCTGGCACGTCGAGGAGCGCGCGGTTTGA
- the nspC gene encoding carboxynorspermidine decarboxylase, translating into MGAHVAARLDLSKVETPAYVTDLGALEDNLRLLASVADRAGCTIILALKGFAQWSTFPLVKRYLKGTTASSVAEARLGREEFGGEVHAYAPAWTDDDLREVVTLVDHLVLNSPSQWRRARPIVEAARAAGHAVSCGLRCNPEHREVEVALYDPAAPCSRLGTIRANVTAADLDGLDGLHFHTLCELGPDALERTLAAFEAKFGEFIPQMKWVNFGGGHHITRPGYDTDHLVRLIKAFKERYGVAVYLEPGEAVALGTGVLVASVLDVFDNGMPIAILDTSATAHMPDVLEMPYRPVVVGAGDPGERAITYRLGGLTCLAGDVIGDYSFDAPLAIGDKLVFLDMAHYTMVKNTMFNGVRLPSIATHDPATGEVRVSRRFGYRDYRDRLS; encoded by the coding sequence CTGGGCGCGCACGTCGCCGCCCGCCTCGACCTGAGCAAGGTCGAGACCCCGGCCTACGTCACCGACCTCGGCGCGCTCGAGGACAACCTCCGGCTGCTCGCGTCGGTCGCCGACCGGGCCGGCTGCACGATCATCCTCGCGCTCAAGGGCTTCGCGCAGTGGTCGACGTTCCCGCTGGTCAAGCGCTACCTCAAGGGCACGACCGCGTCGTCGGTGGCCGAGGCCCGCCTGGGCCGCGAGGAGTTCGGCGGCGAGGTCCACGCCTACGCCCCGGCCTGGACCGACGACGATCTGCGCGAGGTCGTGACGCTGGTCGACCACCTCGTGCTCAACAGCCCGTCGCAGTGGCGCCGGGCCCGGCCCATCGTCGAGGCCGCGCGCGCCGCCGGCCACGCGGTGTCGTGCGGCCTGCGCTGCAACCCCGAGCACCGCGAGGTCGAGGTGGCGCTCTACGACCCGGCCGCGCCGTGCTCGCGCCTGGGGACCATCCGGGCCAACGTCACCGCCGCGGATCTCGACGGGCTCGATGGCCTGCACTTCCACACGCTGTGCGAGCTGGGGCCCGACGCCCTCGAGCGCACGCTCGCGGCGTTCGAGGCCAAGTTCGGCGAGTTCATCCCGCAGATGAAGTGGGTCAACTTCGGCGGCGGGCACCACATCACCCGGCCCGGCTACGACACCGACCACCTCGTGCGCCTGATCAAGGCGTTCAAGGAGCGGTACGGCGTCGCGGTCTACCTCGAGCCCGGCGAGGCGGTCGCGCTCGGCACCGGCGTGCTGGTGGCGTCGGTGCTCGACGTGTTCGACAACGGCATGCCGATCGCGATCCTCGACACCTCGGCCACCGCGCACATGCCCGACGTGCTCGAGATGCCGTACCGGCCGGTCGTCGTCGGCGCCGGCGATCCCGGCGAGCGCGCGATCACCTACCGCCTGGGCGGGCTGACGTGCCTGGCCGGCGACGTGATCGGCGACTACAGCTTCGACGCGCCGCTGGCCATCGGCGACAAGCTCGTGTTCCTCGACATGGCGCACTACACGATGGTGAAGAACACCATGTTCAACGGCGTGCGCCTGCCGTCGATCGCCACCCACGATCCCGCCACCGGTGAGGTCCGGGTGTCGCGCCGGTTCGGCTACCGCGACTACCGCGACCGCCTGTCGTGA
- a CDS encoding TetR/AcrR family transcriptional regulator has product MPKHTKEKDKGRGETAEKIRAAADELFCSQGYAGVSVADVARQAGVPKALVFYHFGSKATLFERVLETYYHAHKDALAGAYEGGGTLADRLHRTIDAYFAFMVQHRRYATLIQQQVGSPETHPLIQRNLAPLFTWIEEALGAITPTVGPLAARHFFVTFSGMVINYFTYAPVLASLWPGDPTSPAALDERRRHVQWMVDTILAAITAAPPA; this is encoded by the coding sequence ATGCCCAAGCACACGAAAGAAAAAGACAAAGGACGGGGCGAGACCGCCGAGAAGATCCGGGCCGCGGCCGACGAGCTGTTCTGCAGCCAGGGCTACGCCGGGGTCAGCGTGGCCGACGTCGCGCGCCAGGCCGGGGTGCCCAAGGCGCTGGTCTTCTATCACTTCGGCAGCAAGGCCACGCTGTTCGAGCGCGTGCTCGAGACCTACTACCACGCGCACAAGGACGCGCTGGCCGGCGCCTACGAGGGCGGCGGCACGCTCGCCGATCGGCTGCACCGGACGATCGACGCGTACTTCGCGTTCATGGTGCAGCACCGCCGCTACGCGACGCTGATCCAGCAGCAGGTCGGGAGCCCCGAGACCCACCCGTTGATCCAGCGCAACCTCGCGCCGCTGTTCACCTGGATCGAGGAGGCGCTGGGGGCGATCACGCCGACCGTCGGGCCGCTGGCCGCCCGGCACTTCTTCGTGACGTTCTCCGGCATGGTCATCAACTACTTCACGTACGCGCCGGTGCTCGCGTCGCTGTGGCCCGGCGACCCGACGTCGCCGGCCGCCCTCGACGAGCGCCGCCGCCACGTGCAGTGGATGGTCGACACGATCCTCGCGGCGATCACCGCCGCGCCGCCCGCCTGA